Part of the Geodermatophilus obscurus DSM 43160 genome is shown below.
GGTGCTGCCCGCTGGCTATGTCACCTCGCACGTGGAGCTCGCCTACGCCAGTACCGCGCACGGCGCGCAGGGCGACACCGTCGCTGCGGCGCACCTGGTGGTCGGCGAGCACACTGGCGCGGCGGCCGCCTATGTCGGGATGACCCGCGGCCGCACCGCCAACACCGCCCACCTGATCACCACCGACCCAGCCGACGCACGCGAGCAGTGGATCGCCGTGTTCAGCTGCGACCGGACTGACCTCGGCCCCGGCCACGCCGCGCAGCTCGCCGCCGCCGAGGCGGCCCGCTACGCCGCACCTCGCCCGCTCGGGCAGCTGCTGGCCGACCTGCACGCGGCCTGGACGGTCGAGCGGCGCTGTCTCGACCGGCTGGCCGTCTTGGAGCCGTGGTGCGACGTGCTCCGCCAGGCCGTGGCGCTGGAGGCGCCCCGCGCCGGCGAGTTGGCCCGGCTGGAGGACCGGTCCCGGCACGTAGCTCACGCCGCTCAGCGAGCCACGCAGCGGGTGCAGGCCGCCGACACTCTCCTCGCCGAGCAGGCCGACCGCATCCGCGACGGCCTGCTAGCCGCCTGGGACGCCGAGCGCGGCACCGCCCGCGCTGCAGCCCGGCTGGTACTGGATGGGCCCGGCTGGTGGGGTCTCAAGCGCGCGCCCGTCGCCCGGGCCGGTGAGCAGCTGGCCGGTTGGGCCGACCGGTGGCGCCCGCATCTGCCCGGACTGCCCACCGACGTGAAGCAGCTCGCGCGGGTGGCTGACCGGGGCGACGACCGGCCCGCGCTGTGGCGGTCATTTGACGCCGTCGCCCGCCGGGCCACCGAACAGCAGCATCCAGGGCACGCTGGGCTGCATATCGCCGCCAAGGCCGCCCGGCAAGCCGATGAACAGGCCCAAGCTGCCTTGGCCGAGGCGCAGCGCCACCGCGCTGAGCGGCTCGACCCGCTCGGGCCGCTGGCCTGGGCACCCGACCCGGCCGGGCGGCTGACTGCCCTCGAGCGCTCAGTTGCCACCACCTGGCACGAGCTGGCTGCCGCCCGGGCCCGCATCGCCGACCTGCAGGCCGACCCCGCGTTCGCAGGCCAGCCGCCCGACCGGCGCACCGCCGCCCGCGACGCCTGGCGCGACCGCTACGACACCGAGCAGCACCAGCGCCGAGCCGCCACGCCGGGATCGACCGGCTACCCCACACCTGTCCCGCGGCCCGGGTGCGAGCGCCACGGGCCACGGGCCGCGCGGGATGTCACCCCGAGCCTCGGTTGGTGAGCGGGGTCGCTTCCCGGCGTGCTGCCGGGCGGGGCGGGCGGGCACTGCAGGAGAACTGAGGAACAACTGAAGGATCCGCCGACCTCCGGCAGGTGCCTGCCGGAGGTCGGCCTCCCGCCGGACGCCACCACCGAGCACCGGCCCCGACGGCGGGCCGTCACATCGGCGGCTCTCACCTGCCCAGTCACCGGCCACAGAGACGCACCGGAGGAAAACAGGAGGTCGACCGGGAGAAGTTGGCTGTGAGCTGTCACCAATGGCCGGAAAACGACGCCTTCTACAGGTGGACAGCCCGCCAGGACCCGCCCAGCTCTCGGAGACAGCCATGCCCGACCAAACCCCCGGCCCCGATCACACCGCCGAACTGCTCACCATCGCCGAAGCCGCCCTGCTGCTGCGAGCTCCGGTCGCCACGTTGCGGTACTGGCGCCACCTGGGCACCGGCCCGCACAGCTTCCGGCTCGGCCGCCGCGTCCTCTACCGCCGCGACGACCTGCGCGCCTGGATCGATTCACGGCGCGATCAAGGCATGGCTGAGCGGGACCCGGCTCCAGAGGCGCAGATCGACGTCGGAGTCGGACCGCGGACTCTCGTGCCAGGTCCTCGACCGCGCGAGGCTGGGCGCGCTTCGACGCGGACCGAGGCGTCCTACCGGCGTGCGACCAAACCAGAGGGGTGAGCGATGGCATACAAGCGTGGGGACAAGTGGGTCGGCTTCTATCGCGACGTCGCCGGCAAGCAGCACACGAACGGGAACTTCCACCGCAAGCGGGATGCCGACCTGTGGGAGCAGGAGCAGAAGGCGGCCATCAGGAACGACACCTGGGTCGACCCGAGTCGGTCGAAGATGACGGTAGGCCAGTGGTCCGAGACCTGGATCGCCGGCCGGGTCCACCTCAAGCCCAAGACCCTGTCGTCCTACCGGTCACTGTTGGCCACCCGTGTCCTCCCGACCTGGAACACGGTCCCGCTCACCAGGATCAGGCACAGCGACGTCGTCGCCTGGGTGGCCGCGATGCGCGCGGAACTGTCGGCGTCCAGAACCCGGCAGGCCTATCACCTGCTGTCCTCGATGCTGGACGACGCGGTAAGGGACAACCGGCTGGCGCGGAACCCGGCCACCGGGGTCGGCCTACCCCGCCTGCCGAAGTCCGACCGCCGCTACCTCACCCACCAGCAGCTCGCCGACCTGGCCGACGGCTGCGGCCCGCACCGCCTGATGGTCCTGGTGGCCGGTTACACCGGTCTCCGGTGGGGAGAGCTGACCGGCCTGCGTGCGCGCCGCGTGGAGTCGCTCAGGGGGCGCATCGACGTCGTTGAGGCGGTCACCGAAGTTGACGGCGGGATGGTCTTCGGTACGCCGAAGACCCATCAGCACCGGTCGGTCGTGGTGCCCCGCTTCATCCGCGAGGACCTCGGCCGCCAGCTCGCCGGCAAAGCGCCGGCCGACCTGGTCTTCGCCTCCCGGGCCGGCACGCCGCTGCGGGTCCAGAACTTCCGACGCGACTGGTTCGACCGGGCGGCCCATGCCGTCGGCCTCTCGGGCCTCACCCCGCACGAGCTCCGGCACACCGCCGCATCCCTCGCCATCGCCTCCGGCGCGTCGGTGAAGGGGGTGCAGTCGATGCTGGGCCACGCCTCGGCGCAGATGACGCTGGACCGCTACGGCCACCTGTTCCCCGACGAGCTGGACGCGGTCGCCGACCGCTTGGACGCCGCTCGTGCTGACCAGGTGCTGACCGAGCCCCGACCCGACGCCCCTGTGGCCCGCATCTGGCGCGCGACTAGCCGCTGACCAGCACCTTTGTGGTGCCCCCGGCAGGATTCGAACCTGCGACACACGGTTTAGGAAACCGATGCTCTATCCCCTGAGCTACGGGGGCTCGTCGGCGCGGGGCCGACCGGGGCGTACCGGTCGAGGTTAGCGGGCGGGCCGCTGGACCCCGCCCCCGGCGCCCCGAGGTGGCTACCGTCGTCCCCGTGGTCGTCCTGCTGGTCGAGCTGGTGGTCCTGCTGGCGCTCGTCGGCCTGCTGCTCTACGCCCTGGGCGTCTGGTCCACCCGACCGGCCGTCCCGCCGGCCGCCGACCGCCGGCGGCTCACCGGCCCGCAGGCCCAGCTCGCCGACGCGGTCGCCCGTGCCCGCTGGGCGCCGGCGCACGACGAGGTCGACGGGCGGACGCGCGTGCTGCTGCGCCGCTCGTACGCGGGGGCCGACGGGCTGCCGGTCGTGCTCGAGGACCGCGTCTACACGGCCTTCGCGTCGGACGACCCGGCCTGGGAGGCGCTCTTCACCGAGGCGATGTCCGGTGCCCGGTTCCGCTGCTCGTACCTCAACGCCGAGGAGTCCGCGGGCTGACCGGCCCTGCGGGCGGCCTCCTCGACCAGCCGGACGATCGTCCGCGGCCGGTCCGACTGGGGTGCGTGCCCGGCCCACAGCAGCGGGCGGAACCGGGATCCCGGGACCAGCGGCAGGTAGCGCACCGTCTGCCCCGACGCCACCCAGTCGGCCACGCCCTGCACGAGGGTGACCGGGCAGTCGATGCGGTCCAGGCCACGCGGCACGTCGAGCAGCAGCCCCCACAGCAGGGTGCGCCAAAAGTCACGGGAGTCGGCGAAGCCCTCCCGCGCGCCGATGGCCTCCTCGGGGGACGTCGACCACGCGCGGGCCTTGAGCGGCGCGAGCAGGGTGGCGCGGCCCGGCGCCGACCGCGACAGCGGCTCGACCAGCGGTGCCGTCGTGCGCGTGACCACCCGGGCCAGGGCCATGCCGGTGCCCTGGAACGCCCGCTCACGGGGCACGTTGAGCCCCGACGGCGCGATGGCGACGACCGACCGCGCGCGGCCGCGGACGGCCAGCTCGAGCGCGACCCGGGCGCCGAGCGAGTTACCGAGCACGTGCACCGAGCCGACGCCCGCCGCGTCGAGGGTCCGCTCGACCGCGTCGGTGATGGCGGCGACCGTGGGCCGCCGCTCCAGCACCGGGGACCGCCCCACGCCCGGCAGGTCGACGTTGAGGACGTCGAAGCGCTCGGCGAGCAGGTCGGCGACGGCGGTGAAGTCGCGCCGTGAGCTGCCCATGCCGTGCAGCAGCAGGAGCGGTTCACCCGAGCCGGTGCGGGTCGTCGAGAGCGAGACGGTCACCGCTTTGCCATACCCGGCGCGCGAGCCGGGCTGACGGTGACTCTGATCACGCCGGGCCGCGACCCGCGCCGACCGGCGTGCCGCCGGGGGAGCCCACCCGGGACAGCGCCGTCGACAGCGCGATGGCCACCACGATGCCGATGACCGGGGGGATCCCGATGCCGAGCTCGCCGCTGAGCCAGGCGAGGAACGCGGCCACCGCGTAGGCGAGGAGGTTCGGCCACCGCACCGGGGGCGGGGCGGTGCCGGCGGGGATGCCGCGCCGCCGCCAGCGAGCGAGGAAGTCGCCGATGATGACGCCGCCCAGCGGGGGGATGAACGTGCCGAGCAGCCCCAGGTACTCGACCAGGTGGTTCTGCACGCCGGTGAGCGCGAGCACGGTGCCGATCACCGCACCGCCGATCACGAACGGGCCCTTGCTGGGACGGTCGAACAGCTCGGCGCCGGCCACCCCGAAGGCGTAGGCGGTGTCGGCGTTGCTCTTCCAGAGGTTGCCGAACAGCAGCACCAGACCCCAGCCGACCAGCCCGAGCTGGTAGAGCACGAGGACGAAGTCGCCCTCGCCGAAGGTCAGCGCCCCGATCGCGCCGAAGAACACCATGAGCCCGTTGCCGACGAGGAAGCCGATCACGCAGGCCCAGACCGCGTGCGAGCCGCGCCGCGCGAACCGGGTCCAGTTGGGCGCCTGGGTGCCGGCGGACACGAACGTGCCGACGACGGTGGTGACCGCCACGGCGACGGCCATCGACGCCGTCGGGCGGACACCGGTCAGCCCGTCCAGGCCACCGACCTCCTGCAGTGACCGGCCGACCACCCAGAACGCCAGGACGAGGATCAACGGGGTGGAGACCAGCGACACCCAGTACATGCCGCGGTAGCCCCAGTAGGCCGTGGCGCACATGAGCACGCTGGTCACGACCATGACCGCCGCCCGGGCGCCGTAGGAGCGCCAGCCCAGCGCCTCGGCGGTCAGGTCGCCGATGGTGCCGACAACGACGCCGTACCAGCCGATCTGCGTGCCGCCCAGCAGGATCGAGGCCAGCTTCGCGCCCCGGGTGCCCAGCGTGTAGCGGGCCATGACCACGGTGGTGAGCCCGGTCCGCGCGCCGACCCAGCCCATCACGGCCACGTAGACGCCGAGGATCAGGGAGCCGGCGAGGATGACGAGCACCAGGTCGTCGAAGGCGAACGCCGGCCCCAGCGTCGCGCCGGCCAGCATCGTCGGGGTGAAGACGGTGAAGCCGAGAAGGACCACGGCGATCGAGAAGAACGACTTCCGCGCGTGCGCCGGGACCGGCGTGACCGGGTAGTCCGGGTCGACGACCTCCGCGTCGGGGACCGGGGGAGCCGGGTGCCCGGGCGCGGTCACGACTCCTCCCCGATGTCCTCGAGCCACAGCTCCGGCCGCTCGGCCAGCATCCGCTCCATGAGCGCGAGGCAGTCCGGGTCGTCCAGCACGTCGACCTGCACGCCGCGCGAGCGGAGCAGCTCCTCGGAGACCTGGAAGCTGCGGTTCTCCCCGACGACGATGCGCGGGATGTCGTAGAGCAGCGCCGTCCCCGCGCACATGAGGCAGGGCGAGAGGGTCGTGTAGAGGACGCTGCGGCGGTAGACCGACGCCGGCAGCCGGCCGGCCCGCTCGATGCAGTCGGTCTCCCCGTGCCGGATCGCGCTGGCCATCTGGACGCGGCGGTTCCGCCCGACGGCCAGCACCCGGTCGCCGTCCACCAGCGCCGCCCCGATCGGGACGCCGCCCTCCTCCCAGCCGATGCGTGCCTGCTCGACGGCCAGACCGAGGAGGAACCGGTCGCGCTCCTGCAGGGTCAGCTCGGACGGGACGCTGGGCAGCGGCGGTGTGGTCACGGCTCCTCCTGGGGCGGGACGGCGGCGGTGCGATTCTGCAGGTCGGCCGGGTCGGCGCAGCACCGGCGTCGGGCCGCGGTGAGGACGGCGGCAGGATGGTGGGCATGGGTCAGGTCGTCGCCACCGCAGAACGGGTCGTCACGGCGCCGGTGGACCGGGTGCGGTCCGCTCTCGTCGACTACGAGGGGACGCGCCGACGGGTGCTCCCCGAGCAGTTCAGCGACTACCGGGTCGAGGCCGGTGGTCACGGCGCGGGCACCCGCGTCGCCTGGCGGTTCGCCGCCACCTCCAAGCGGGTGCGCGACCAGCTGGTCGAGGTCAGCCAGCCCGACCCCGACACCCTGGTCGAGAGCGACACCCGCTCGTCGATGGTGACCACATGGACGCTGCACCCGGTCGACGCCGGGCTGACCACCGTCCGCGTGCGCACCACCTGGGACGGCGCCGGCGGCATCGGCGGCTTCTTCGAGCGCACCTTCGCGCCCAAGGGGCTGCGCCGCGTGTACGAGGACCTGCTGGGCCGGCTGGACCGCGAGGTCACCGCCCCCTGAGCCTCCGGCGCGGGTGGACGACGAGGGGGACCATGGCGGCGTGACCGCCGTCCCCACCGCCGTCGACCCGGCCGCTGCAGACCCCGGCACCCTCGACGCCCTCGCCGGCCTCGTGGGGGACGGGAATACCGTCGTGCTCTCCGGTGCCGGGCTGTCCACCGACTCCGGCATCCCCGACTACCGCGGGGCGACCGGGTCGCTGCGCCGGCACACGCCGATGACCTACCAGACCTTCCTGCGCGACCCGCGCGGCCGGCACCGCTACTGGGCGCGCAGCTTCGTGGGCTGGCCGCAGATCCGCGAGGCGCGGCCCAACGCCGGGCACGCCGCGGTCGCCGACCTGCAGCGGGCCGGCCTGGTGGGCGGCGTCATCACCCAGAACGTCGACGGGCTGCACCAGGCCGCCGGCGCGCGGGACGTCCTCGAGCTGCACGGCGGGCTGGACCGCACCGTCTGCCTGGCCTGCGGGGACGTCGCCGACCGCGGCCAGCTGCACGAGCGGCTGCGGGCGGTCAACCCGCACTTCGGGCCGCACGTCGACGAGGTCAACCCCGACGGCGACGCCGAGCTGCCCGACGAGCTGCTCGACGGGTTCGTCATGGTCGACTGCGCGGCCTGCGGGCGCGGCCCGCTCAAGCCCGACGTCGTCTTCTTCGGCGAGACGGTGCCGCGGGACCGCGTGGACACCTGCTTCGCGATGGTCGAGCAGGCCGGTTCCCTGCTGGTGCTGGGTTCCTCGCTGACAGTCATGAGCGGCTACCGGTTCGTGCTGCGCGCGGAGAAGCTCGGCATCCCCGTCGGGCTGGTCAACCTCGGCCCGACCCGCGGCGACGCGAAGGTCGACGTCCGGGTGGACGCCCCGCTGGGGACGGTGCTGCCCGACCTCGTCCGCCGCGTCGCTGCGTGACCCGGGAGAGCAAGGACCACCCTGCCCCCCAGCGCTCGCGAGCTCGCGCCGGGCCCCTGCAGGGAGGCCGCCCGGTGGGCAGCGAGGACGGCCGCTGGCTGGTCGTCGACGGCCGGCGCTGGCGGGCGGCCGACCCGGCGCTGCCCGACGACGTCCGCGCCCGGCTGCTGCACCACCTCGGCGTCGCGCGCTCGGCGGTCCGCTCGGCCGGTCGAGCCGGGGACGGCGCCGCGCTGGCCGCCGCCCGCGCCAGGGTGCAGCTGGCCAAGACCGGGCTGGG
Proteins encoded:
- a CDS encoding site-specific integrase; amino-acid sequence: MAYKRGDKWVGFYRDVAGKQHTNGNFHRKRDADLWEQEQKAAIRNDTWVDPSRSKMTVGQWSETWIAGRVHLKPKTLSSYRSLLATRVLPTWNTVPLTRIRHSDVVAWVAAMRAELSASRTRQAYHLLSSMLDDAVRDNRLARNPATGVGLPRLPKSDRRYLTHQQLADLADGCGPHRLMVLVAGYTGLRWGELTGLRARRVESLRGRIDVVEAVTEVDGGMVFGTPKTHQHRSVVVPRFIREDLGRQLAGKAPADLVFASRAGTPLRVQNFRRDWFDRAAHAVGLSGLTPHELRHTAASLAIASGASVKGVQSMLGHASAQMTLDRYGHLFPDELDAVADRLDAARADQVLTEPRPDAPVARIWRATSR
- a CDS encoding alpha/beta fold hydrolase, giving the protein MTVSLSTTRTGSGEPLLLLHGMGSSRRDFTAVADLLAERFDVLNVDLPGVGRSPVLERRPTVAAITDAVERTLDAAGVGSVHVLGNSLGARVALELAVRGRARSVVAIAPSGLNVPRERAFQGTGMALARVVTRTTAPLVEPLSRSAPGRATLLAPLKARAWSTSPEEAIGAREGFADSRDFWRTLLWGLLLDVPRGLDRIDCPVTLVQGVADWVASGQTVRYLPLVPGSRFRPLLWAGHAPQSDRPRTIVRLVEEAARRAGQPADSSALRYEQRNRAPDIASVKSASQAGSSDAKAV
- the codB gene encoding cytosine permease, which translates into the protein MTAPGHPAPPVPDAEVVDPDYPVTPVPAHARKSFFSIAVVLLGFTVFTPTMLAGATLGPAFAFDDLVLVILAGSLILGVYVAVMGWVGARTGLTTVVMARYTLGTRGAKLASILLGGTQIGWYGVVVGTIGDLTAEALGWRSYGARAAVMVVTSVLMCATAYWGYRGMYWVSLVSTPLILVLAFWVVGRSLQEVGGLDGLTGVRPTASMAVAVAVTTVVGTFVSAGTQAPNWTRFARRGSHAVWACVIGFLVGNGLMVFFGAIGALTFGEGDFVLVLYQLGLVGWGLVLLFGNLWKSNADTAYAFGVAGAELFDRPSKGPFVIGGAVIGTVLALTGVQNHLVEYLGLLGTFIPPLGGVIIGDFLARWRRRGIPAGTAPPPVRWPNLLAYAVAAFLAWLSGELGIGIPPVIGIVVAIALSTALSRVGSPGGTPVGAGRGPA
- a CDS encoding nucleoside deaminase, giving the protein MTTPPLPSVPSELTLQERDRFLLGLAVEQARIGWEEGGVPIGAALVDGDRVLAVGRNRRVQMASAIRHGETDCIERAGRLPASVYRRSVLYTTLSPCLMCAGTALLYDIPRIVVGENRSFQVSEELLRSRGVQVDVLDDPDCLALMERMLAERPELWLEDIGEES
- a CDS encoding SRPBCC family protein, with the translated sequence MGQVVATAERVVTAPVDRVRSALVDYEGTRRRVLPEQFSDYRVEAGGHGAGTRVAWRFAATSKRVRDQLVEVSQPDPDTLVESDTRSSMVTTWTLHPVDAGLTTVRVRTTWDGAGGIGGFFERTFAPKGLRRVYEDLLGRLDREVTAP
- a CDS encoding NAD-dependent protein deacetylase; translated protein: MTAVPTAVDPAAADPGTLDALAGLVGDGNTVVLSGAGLSTDSGIPDYRGATGSLRRHTPMTYQTFLRDPRGRHRYWARSFVGWPQIREARPNAGHAAVADLQRAGLVGGVITQNVDGLHQAAGARDVLELHGGLDRTVCLACGDVADRGQLHERLRAVNPHFGPHVDEVNPDGDAELPDELLDGFVMVDCAACGRGPLKPDVVFFGETVPRDRVDTCFAMVEQAGSLLVLGSSLTVMSGYRFVLRAEKLGIPVGLVNLGPTRGDAKVDVRVDAPLGTVLPDLVRRVAA